One genomic region from Alosa alosa isolate M-15738 ecotype Scorff River chromosome 12, AALO_Geno_1.1, whole genome shotgun sequence encodes:
- the pcyox1 gene encoding prenylcysteine oxidase 1 produces MFPPNLPIKTLVFLGLCQFGRRGLASAPELRDQPKKIAIVGAGIGGTAAAYFLRQEFGESVKIDIFEPGKVGGRLATENIAGDEYETGGSIIHPLNLHMKHFVDKLGLNPRKDVPSKMAIFDGKELTFEESDWFVVNIFRMLWQYGFNFLRMYMWVEGILDKFMRIYQYQQFSYAFSSVDRLLHAMGGDAFLTLTNQTLEEAMMGEGFSQNFLNDIVAPVTRVNYGQSVRINGLVGAVSLAGADSGLWAVDGGNKRVCSGLLYHSKAELIQARVTAIAVKHRPSKSGNSVNLYEVNYVSQSGAAHSLYDIVIVATPLHQGLSDIAFLGFSPPIPSHFPGRFHQTMATLVHGRLNVSFLGSAADPAHFFYSDILTTEHQRLDINSLSSLDPVSIPPGYKRPPASQPSVWKVFSPRPLTPEQLGAMFVSWDEVSETRWLAYPAYSPPHRGTPPFELHERLYYLNAIEWAASAMEMSAISARNLALLAHHRWHGQTAKVDQEDLHTRLRGEL; encoded by the exons ATGTTTCCACCAAATCTTCCAATCAAAACACTTGTGTTCCTGGGGCTCTGTCAGTTTGGCCGAAGAGGTCTTGCTTCTGCCCCAGAGCTCAGAGATCAACCCAAGAAGATCG CCATAGTTGGAGCAGGAATTGGAGGTACCGCTGCTGCCTACTTCCTGCGGCAGGAGTTTGGAGAGAGTGTTAAAATTGACATATTCGAACCAGGAAAGGTTGGGGGCCGTCTAGCCACGGAGAACATTGCAGGTGACGAATATGAGACAGGAGGATCCATTATCCACCCACTGAACCTGCACATGAAGCACTTTGTGGATAAGCTAG GGTTGAATCCACGAAAGGATGTGCCCTCTAAAATGGCAATTTTCGACGGGAAGGAGTTGACGTTTGAGGAGAGTGACTGGTTCGTTGTCAATATCTTTCGGATGCTATGGCAATATGGGTTCAACTTCCTGCGTATGTACATGTGGGTGGAGGGAATTCTGGACAAGTTCATGAG gATATACCAGTACCAGCAGTTTAGCTATGCCTTCTCGAGTGTTGACAGGCTGTTACATGCGATGGGCGGCGATGCCTTTCTTACCTTAACCAACCAGACCTTGGAAGAAGCCATGATGGGGGAGGGCTTCTCTCAGAACTTCCTGAATGACATCGTGGCCCCTGTCACACGTGTCAATTACGGCCAGAGTGTCCGCATCAATGGATTAGTGG GTGCCGTGTCTCTCGCCGGGGCAGACTCAGGGCTATGGGCAGTGGACGGGGGCAATAAGAGGGTATGTTCTGGCCTTCTGTACCACAGCAAAGCCGAGCTCATTCAGGCACGTGTGACCGCCATCGCAGTCAAACACAGACCCTCCAAGAGTG GTAACTCTGTTAACCTCTATGAGGTTAATTACGTCAGCCAATCAGGTGCAGCTCATTCCCTCTATGACATTGTCATCGTGGCCACACCCCTGCACCAGGGCCTATCAGACATCGCCTTCCTGGGCTTTTCCCCACCCATTCCCTCGCACTTCCCTGGCCGCTTCCATCAAACGATGGCCACGCTGGTCCACGGCCGGCTCAACGTCTCCTTCCTGGGCTCTGCCGCCGACCCGGCCCACTTCTTCTACTCGGACATCCTCACCACTGAGCACCAGCGCCTGGACATCAACAGCCTGAGCTCGCTGGACCCCGTGAGCATCCCGCCGGGCTACAAGCGGCCGCCGGCCTCGCAGCCCTCCGTCTGGAAGGTGTTCTCACCGCGGCCGCTGACACCGGAGCAGCTGGGCGCCATGTTCGTGTCGTGGGACGAGGTGTCGGAGACCCGCTGGCTGGCGTACCCGGCATACAGCCCGCCACACCGCGGCACGCCGCCCTTCGAGCTGCACGAACGCCTCTACTACCTGAACGCCATAGAGTGGGCGGCCAGCGCCATGGAGATGAGCGCCATCTCTGCCCGCAACCTAGCGCTGCTCGCCCACCACCGCTGGCATGGTCAGACCGCCAAGGTGGACCAGGAGGACCTCCACACCCGTCTGAGGGGGGAGCTGTAG
- the surf2 gene encoding surfeit locus protein 2 — protein sequence MADLPKDLIDFLKNHPFLQATDANKIRCTLNGHEFPCSLNELKNFTLGKKYKKLSAVAEFDYSQYEPHVVPSTKEPNHLFCKLTLRHINRLPHHVLRHVNGKRFQKALQKFKECQQQGVEYVPAHLRQKRRPREEDDGENKRQNNHKKKRNGEVWEPSSSDGEGSDSEDSLSDLYPPSLFTVKEPEKIAGAEEDGDDFETDEEDMEVSAIEEEQKQAPQKRKKVQPEDFKKKFKNSRKRKGFQFIGKVRNGK from the exons ATGGCGGATCTACCGAAAGACCTCATAGATTTCCTTAAGAATCACCCTTTTCTTCAGGCCACAGACGCCAACAAG ATCAGATGTACCTTGAATGGACACGAGTTTCCCTGCAGCCTGAATGAACTAAAGAACTTCACTTTGGGGAAAAAGTACAAGAAATTGAGTGCTGTTGCTGAATTTGATTACAGTCAATATGAGCCCCACGTGGTACCAAGTACCAAAGAGCC CAATCATCTCTTTTGCAAGCTGACCCTTCGACATATCAATCGCCTTCCTCACCATGTTCTAAGGCATGTTAATGGAAAACGCTTTCAGAAAGCTCTGCAGAAAT TTAAGGAGTGCCAGCAGCAGGGAGTGGAATATGTTCCTGCTCATCTCCGGCAGAAGAGGCGACCCAGAGAGGAAGATGACGGCGAAAACAAACGACAAAACAACCATAAGAAAAAAAGGAACGGGGAGGTGTGGGAGCCCAGTTCCAGTGATGGGGAGGGCAGCGATTCAGAAGACAGCCTGTCAGACCTTTACCCAC CATCCCTATTCACTGTAAAGGAGCCAGAGAAAATAGCAGGTGCGGAGGAAGATGGAGATGATTTTGAGACTGATGAAGAAGACATGGAGGTTTCTGCCATTGAGGAGGAGCAGAAGCAGGCCCCACAGAAACGGAAAAAG GTGCAGCCTGAAGACTTCAAAAAGAAATTTAAGAACAGCAGGAAGAGGAAAGGGTTTCAATTCATTGGCAAAGTCAGAAATGGGAAATAA